ATCTGCGTTTTAACAGGAATTCCCATGACATCGCGGTAAAATTCAATCGATTTTTGCATATCTTTAACAATAAGGGTGACATAGGTGATTTTAGTAAACATGATTTCATTCCTCAATGGGTTGATAAATTAGTAACGATGGCTTCGAGTTCGGCGAGGTGAGCGACCTGAAAATCCGGGGTGTAATCACCCCCGGGAAAAGAAAAGGAACCTGAATTAATCCAGACCGCATCCATGCCGATCTGTTTTGGACCCATAATATCCGCTTCAGGGGTATCCCCCACGAATAAGGCCTCATGGGGTTGCAGGCCCATTCGTTTGAGAATCATTTCGAAAAGACGGGGATCAGGCTTAATCCAGCCCGCTTCGTCTGAAAACAACGTAGAATGAAAAAAACCGTTGATTCCAAGAGAGTCGAGAATACGGTAGCCGGTTGGGGCATCATCGAAATTGGATAAAAGCCCCAATTGAAATGAAGGTTTCAATTTTTCCAACAGGGCAAAATGATCATCTGGAAGAAAAACCGCTTTTTTTAGCCATCCCATATGAACATTTTTCATCAGGCGGGCTAACTGGTTTGTCTGTTCCTGTTTCGGAAAATTGAGCTCGTTCAGGAGTATCTCCATTCGGGTCAGACAACTGATTTCGTTGAGAGAGGTTTTTTTCTCCAGTCTTAACCGGCTGGAAACCTCCTTTAGACTTTGATGAAAAAACTCCACGGAATAACCGTTTTGCATCTTTGAGGCAATTTCAAATAACGGCACGGTCGTACAATGAATCTGCTGACCTTGAAAAGTCAGCAGAGGGAGGCGTGTTTCGTCAAAATGAACAAGCGTTCCGAACAGGTCAAAGATAATGGCCTTATAATTTTTCATCGTTTTATCTTAATTTTTTTTGATCTTCTTGTCAATTTTCATTTTTCTCTATTTTATTTCTTGACAAAAATCTTTCACTTCATTACTGTTTTTTCAAATTTTGCTAAAAAGCCAATTAGAAATTGCAGACCCTACTTTCTAATCTGGTCTGGTTCAAGATTCAAAGTTATTCTATTGGAAACACAGAAGCATAAAGACGCAACTTTCACAAACCTGAAGGAAGTCTCTAATGTTCGTGTGCCACCCAGAGGAAAGAGGATTTTTTCTTCATAGAAAAATCATATCTGTTCTGGCGATTTTATTTTCCCTCCTCCTTTCAGAAATCTTTCTTCCATATCCAGCTTCAGGAGCAACCTCTTATACCGTTACCTACACCTACGATGAAACGACCGGTTCGACGAATGGAATTGGACGGTTAACCTCCGTTAGTGAACCCTCAGGGACAACGACAAAATTTTCATATGACTTATTGGGTAGAACAATTGAAACCGATAAAACCGTGGACAACCAGACCTATATTTTCAAAAATTCGTATGATCCCATGGGTAGAGTTAAGTCCATTACCTATCCTGACGGAGATATTGTTTACCGTGATTACAACGGTCCTGTTTTAAAACAAATTTATATTGACCCGGCACATCCCTATGCCCTCTATACAGGTTTTAACGTGCTTGGGATGCCAGGGAGTCTGAACTATGGAGATGGAACTTCAACCCTTTATACCTACAACAATTCCGCGAATAGCAATACCCAATGTATTAAAGACAACTTCAGACTTTGTTCTTTAATCACCGTATCGCCCGCCGGGAGTTTGCAGAATTTATTATATACCTATGATTCGGTAGGAAATGTTTTATCAATTAACGATGTTATCAATGGCGCTCAAACTTTTGTCTATGATGATTTGAATCGATTGACCCAGGCAGCCGGACCTTACGGCAGCATCAGTTATTCCTACGACGAAATTGGGAACATGACCTGCAATTCCCAAATCAGCCCCTGTTCCGCAATTATTCCCAACTATTATTATCCGCCCAGCGGCTCAGCCAGCGTTCAGCCCCATGCGGTAACAACCGCAGGAATCAATTCGTACCAATATGACTTAAACGGAAATCTTGTGGTCGGGGGA
The nucleotide sequence above comes from Nitrospirota bacterium. Encoded proteins:
- a CDS encoding HAD family hydrolase gives rise to the protein MKNYKAIIFDLFGTLVHFDETRLPLLTFQGQQIHCTTVPLFEIASKMQNGYSVEFFHQSLKEVSSRLRLEKKTSLNEISCLTRMEILLNELNFPKQEQTNQLARLMKNVHMGWLKKAVFLPDDHFALLEKLKPSFQLGLLSNFDDAPTGYRILDSLGINGFFHSTLFSDEAGWIKPDPRLFEMILKRMGLQPHEALFVGDTPEADIMGPKQIGMDAVWINSGSFSFPGGDYTPDFQVAHLAELEAIVTNLSTH